A DNA window from Aureibaculum sp. 2308TA14-22 contains the following coding sequences:
- a CDS encoding carboxypeptidase-like regulatory domain-containing protein has translation MKTSKKKNIAILIVILLMVYPVFAQDKVVEGKVTTYKKIALKSAKVTVKKTKEMTFTDSLGYFKLKCGGKDKLVVSAKGFKSKIVKVKNSENPVKINLEVDGEESDLDLAFANGHINSKELKKAKVLFNTVQPYSFGFSNIVELLKNKFPNANVSDEGVIIRGYNTSSEVTSNYALIVLNGVLINFETLKSLNLMEIKNIRMLHGAAATRFGSGSSNGVVSVELLQK, from the coding sequence ATGAAAACTTCCAAGAAAAAAAATATTGCAATTTTAATAGTAATACTATTAATGGTCTATCCTGTATTTGCTCAAGACAAAGTTGTAGAAGGAAAGGTAACTACCTATAAAAAAATAGCCCTTAAAAGTGCCAAAGTCACAGTAAAGAAAACAAAAGAGATGACTTTTACTGATTCTTTAGGTTATTTTAAATTAAAATGTGGAGGTAAAGACAAATTAGTGGTTTCAGCGAAAGGCTTTAAATCAAAAATAGTTAAAGTAAAGAATAGTGAAAATCCAGTAAAAATTAACCTTGAAGTAGATGGTGAAGAAAGCGACCTTGACTTGGCATTTGCAAATGGGCATATTAATAGTAAAGAATTAAAAAAAGCTAAGGTGTTATTTAATACGGTACAACCTTATAGTTTCGGGTTTAGCAATATTGTGGAATTACTTAAGAATAAGTTTCCCAATGCAAATGTTTCAGATGAAGGTGTTATAATTAGAGGTTATAATACTTCATCGGAGGTTACAAGCAACTATGCATTAATTGTCTTGAATGGTGTATTGATTAATTTTGAAACATTAAAAAGTTTAAACCTAATGGAAATAAAAAACATTAGAATGCTTCACGGTGCGGCGGCTACTAGGTTTGGT
- a CDS encoding YncE family protein, producing MKKLTLSLLMGTLLLSSCVRFDTLDDILHGGDSNNGKTDYFAVANRGDGTVTIYDADTQEQSTTITLEDENAAPTYVVYSTKRDRLYVADFNNAKINVYKGSDFSKVGEYPVGNGAFHMWLNNFSNQLWVNNIVDKTTSVISLRNGRTLATLSLPDNINFADDAAQHDVTISPNGAFAYVSVFSKTGANYLLQYNARNFKLKNHIEVGGDPHLVSSHRFLYVLSQVDSSIKEYKYANLRSTNRDGSLADVHGVTLGKDNNLFLTNIADKRVASYDIRTQSISSVADAPVADGVAHNVSYNFDKEILALTRSGGSTVDFFKVVEGDIEYLSSDASGGNPFGIVYIDR from the coding sequence ATGAAAAAACTAACACTTAGCCTTTTAATGGGCACACTTTTGCTTTCTTCATGTGTAAGGTTTGATACCTTAGATGATATTTTACACGGGGGTGATTCCAACAATGGTAAGACTGATTATTTTGCAGTTGCCAATCGTGGCGATGGAACTGTTACTATTTATGATGCCGATACTCAAGAACAATCGACTACAATTACACTTGAAGATGAAAACGCAGCACCAACGTATGTAGTTTACAGTACTAAAAGAGATCGGTTATATGTAGCCGATTTTAACAATGCTAAAATAAATGTTTACAAGGGCTCAGATTTTTCAAAAGTTGGAGAATACCCTGTTGGAAATGGAGCTTTCCATATGTGGTTGAATAATTTTTCTAACCAACTATGGGTAAACAATATTGTAGATAAAACCACTTCTGTTATCAGCTTACGAAATGGTAGAACATTGGCAACTTTATCATTACCAGACAATATAAATTTTGCTGATGATGCCGCACAACATGATGTTACTATTTCTCCAAATGGAGCTTTTGCTTATGTAAGTGTCTTTTCTAAAACAGGGGCTAATTATCTATTACAGTATAATGCTCGTAATTTCAAGCTTAAAAATCATATTGAAGTAGGTGGAGACCCTCATTTGGTGTCATCACACCGATTTTTGTATGTACTATCTCAAGTGGACTCTTCTATTAAAGAATATAAATACGCCAATTTACGGTCAACAAATAGAGATGGCTCTTTGGCCGATGTACATGGTGTAACTTTAGGTAAGGACAATAATTTATTTTTAACGAACATTGCCGATAAAAGAGTGGCATCTTATGATATCAGAACCCAAAGCATAAGTTCTGTTGCCGATGCTCCAGTTGCTGATGGTGTTGCACATAACGTATCGTATAATTTTGATAAAGAAATTTTGGCATTAACACGATCTGGAGGCTCAACAGTTGACTTTTTTAAGGTTGTTGAAGGAGATATTGAATATTTATCCTCTGACGCTTCAGGTGGTAATCCATTCGGAATTGTCTATATTGATAGGTAA
- a CDS encoding TIGR01777 family oxidoreductase, which produces MKILITGATGLIGAEIIKLCEKKNYFVHYLTTSKDKIKDTTSKKGFYWNPKSQEIDVTCLDGVNAIINLAGASVSERWTEKHKENMLNSRIDTVQLLYKLLSENEHNVTHFSSASALGIYPSSLEAKYREKDDTVINATFLGEVVKKWEDEMDTIESLGITVSKLRTGIVLSAKGGALEQMKKPVKWYMGAPLGNGKQVQSWIHIADMASMYLYIIEHNSGGVFNASASNPVSNQQLTEAIAKQLNKPIWLPNVPSFVLKLVLGEMSAIVLESQHLINDKIKYQGFQFQYEWIDDALEDCL; this is translated from the coding sequence ATGAAAATTTTAATTACCGGAGCAACTGGTTTAATTGGTGCCGAAATTATAAAGCTTTGTGAAAAGAAGAATTATTTTGTTCATTATCTTACCACTAGTAAAGATAAAATTAAAGATACTACCTCAAAAAAAGGGTTTTATTGGAATCCTAAATCACAAGAAATTGATGTAACCTGTTTAGATGGTGTTAATGCTATAATTAATTTGGCAGGAGCTTCTGTTTCTGAACGTTGGACAGAAAAGCATAAAGAGAATATGCTAAACAGTAGAATTGATACCGTTCAATTACTATATAAATTACTTTCTGAAAATGAACATAACGTAACTCATTTTTCTTCGGCTTCTGCATTGGGTATTTATCCATCATCTTTAGAGGCTAAATACAGAGAAAAGGACGATACTGTTATCAATGCTACTTTTTTAGGAGAAGTAGTTAAAAAATGGGAAGATGAGATGGATACTATTGAAAGCTTAGGGATTACGGTTTCTAAACTGAGAACGGGAATTGTATTATCGGCAAAAGGTGGAGCCTTAGAGCAAATGAAAAAACCCGTAAAATGGTATATGGGAGCACCTTTGGGCAATGGTAAGCAAGTTCAGTCATGGATTCACATAGCTGATATGGCAAGTATGTATCTGTATATAATTGAACATAATAGCGGTGGTGTTTTTAACGCTTCGGCTTCTAACCCTGTTTCGAATCAACAACTTACCGAAGCCATTGCAAAACAGCTTAATAAACCCATTTGGCTGCCAAATGTTCCTTCTTTTGTATTAAAATTGGTGCTGGGAGAAATGTCAGCTATTGTTTTAGAAAGCCAACATTTAATTAATGATAAAATAAAATACCAAGGGTTTCAATTTCAATACGAGTGGATTGATGATGCTTTAGAAGACTGTCTATAA
- the lepA gene encoding translation elongation factor 4 translates to MKNIRNFCIIAHIDHGKSTLADRLLEFTGTITDREKQDQLLDNMDLERERGITIKSHAIQMDYVYEGEKYTLNLIDTPGHVDFSYEVSRSIAACEGALLIVDAAQSIQAQTISNLYLALENDLEIIPVLNKVDLPSANPEEVTDDIVDLIGCNPEDVIPASAKTGLGIEDILEAIIHRVPAPKGNPDESLQALIFDSVYNPFRGVETYFRVINGSIKKGQHIKFIATDKTYYADEVGTLKLKQVIKNEIKAGDVGYLITGIKEAKEVKVGDTITDAKTPTTNAIEGFEDVKPMVFAGIYPVDTEDYEELRNSMEKLQLNDASLVFTPESSAALGFGFRCGFLGMLHLEIIQERLEREFDMTVITTVPNVSYHAYTNKEPDTMILVNNPTDLPDPSKLNRVEEPYIKASIITKSDFVGNVMSLCIEKRGEITNQTYLTTERVELSFDMPLAEIVFDFYDRLKTVSKGYASFDYHPIGMRASKLVKVDILLNAQPVDALSALLHSDNAYGIGKKMCEKLRKLIPRQQFDIPIQAAIGAKIISRETIKALRKDVTAKCYGGDISRKRKLLEKQKKGKKRMRQVGNVEIPQEAFMSVLKLND, encoded by the coding sequence ATGAAGAACATCCGTAACTTTTGTATTATCGCTCATATTGACCATGGTAAAAGCACCTTGGCGGATAGATTGTTGGAATTTACTGGCACCATAACCGATCGTGAAAAACAAGATCAGCTGTTAGATAATATGGATTTAGAGCGTGAGCGTGGTATTACTATTAAAAGTCACGCCATACAAATGGATTATGTTTACGAAGGCGAAAAATATACCTTAAACTTGATTGACACCCCTGGCCATGTCGATTTTTCTTATGAAGTGTCACGTTCTATTGCAGCTTGTGAAGGTGCGTTACTCATTGTTGATGCCGCTCAAAGCATCCAGGCTCAGACCATTTCTAATTTGTATTTGGCATTAGAAAATGATTTAGAGATAATTCCCGTTCTAAATAAAGTCGATTTACCAAGTGCAAATCCTGAAGAAGTTACTGATGATATTGTAGATTTGATTGGTTGCAACCCTGAAGATGTAATCCCTGCAAGTGCTAAAACAGGATTAGGTATTGAGGATATTTTGGAAGCTATAATCCATCGTGTCCCCGCTCCAAAAGGCAATCCTGACGAATCTTTACAGGCCTTAATTTTTGACTCGGTTTACAATCCATTTCGTGGTGTAGAAACCTATTTCAGAGTGATAAATGGTTCCATTAAAAAAGGGCAGCACATCAAATTCATTGCAACGGACAAAACCTATTATGCCGATGAAGTAGGCACATTAAAATTAAAACAGGTTATTAAAAATGAAATTAAAGCTGGTGATGTTGGTTATTTAATTACGGGTATAAAAGAAGCTAAAGAAGTTAAAGTTGGTGATACCATTACAGATGCTAAAACGCCAACTACCAATGCTATTGAAGGTTTTGAAGATGTAAAACCTATGGTTTTTGCAGGTATTTACCCTGTGGATACTGAAGATTATGAAGAACTCCGAAACTCCATGGAAAAATTACAATTGAACGATGCTTCATTGGTATTTACTCCAGAAAGTTCTGCCGCATTAGGGTTCGGGTTTAGATGTGGGTTTTTAGGAATGTTACACCTGGAAATTATTCAAGAACGTTTAGAACGTGAGTTTGATATGACGGTAATTACTACCGTACCTAACGTATCGTATCATGCCTATACCAATAAAGAGCCCGATACCATGATTCTGGTTAATAACCCTACGGATTTACCAGACCCTTCTAAATTAAATAGAGTTGAAGAACCTTATATTAAGGCCTCAATCATTACAAAATCTGATTTTGTTGGTAATGTAATGTCCTTGTGTATAGAAAAAAGAGGTGAAATTACAAACCAGACCTATTTAACTACGGAACGTGTTGAACTCAGTTTTGACATGCCGTTGGCAGAAATTGTATTCGATTTTTACGATAGGTTAAAAACCGTTTCCAAGGGATATGCTTCTTTTGATTACCATCCCATTGGTATGCGAGCTTCAAAATTGGTAAAAGTTGATATTTTACTCAATGCACAACCTGTTGATGCCCTTTCGGCTTTATTACATTCCGATAATGCGTATGGTATTGGTAAAAAAATGTGTGAAAAGCTACGAAAGTTAATTCCACGTCAGCAATTTGATATACCCATACAAGCGGCTATTGGTGCAAAAATTATCTCAAGGGAGACCATAAAAGCACTCCGTAAAGATGTTACTGCCAAATGTTATGGTGGTGATATTTCCCGTAAACGTAAGCTCTTAGAAAAGCAGAAAAAAGGTAAAAAACGTATGCGACAAGTAGGTAATGTTGAAATACCTCAAGAAGCCTTTATGTCTGTATTAAAGTTGAATGATTAA
- a CDS encoding CotH kinase family protein, translating to MRVKLIFLTIFIITGCTKFTENLNGDFIDYKEAKVSDFNTEFPVINIEVNQDEFDKMYTNFNEDIEIEGNLNVYRKNEQIIFNELVEIEIKGSFSASLDLKSLGIKFDKTFKEEGVLLNPEKVLPNHSLKEIKAFRLRNSGNDFTKTLLKDISYTQLAINAGLNLDLTYFEPSIVFVNSKFLGIMNLRSEANTNGISRLRDAKKKDITLAKINNPAELEKKDGDFDRIDAFIVAIEEQNLEYLKAEIDIDNFIDYIIFQSYIANVDWPYNNVRFYAVKDGPFRFVVYDLDWVNLRETDHHPLEFIRKPTRLSSNKVIKNPITDLFNVLYSDENFKTKFNQRYLEIINTKLLYFEEFNRIVDVNFSTIEQYMPTHLQKYTDIKTMIDWYRNIELLKANFRKREKHIFSMDKNF from the coding sequence ATGCGAGTAAAACTTATATTTTTAACCATTTTTATAATAACTGGTTGTACAAAATTTACCGAAAACTTAAATGGTGATTTTATAGATTATAAAGAGGCTAAAGTTTCTGATTTTAATACAGAATTTCCCGTAATTAATATAGAGGTAAATCAAGATGAATTTGATAAAATGTATACAAATTTTAATGAGGATATTGAAATTGAAGGCAATTTAAATGTTTACAGAAAAAATGAACAGATAATTTTTAATGAACTAGTAGAAATTGAAATTAAAGGGAGTTTCTCTGCTAGCCTTGATCTAAAATCGTTAGGTATAAAATTTGATAAAACATTTAAAGAAGAGGGGGTATTATTAAATCCTGAAAAAGTATTACCAAATCATTCTTTAAAAGAAATTAAAGCTTTTAGATTGCGAAACTCAGGAAACGATTTTACTAAAACATTACTTAAAGATATTTCTTACACGCAATTAGCCATAAATGCTGGGCTAAACCTAGATTTAACATATTTTGAACCTTCCATTGTGTTTGTAAACAGCAAATTTTTAGGAATCATGAATCTGCGTTCCGAAGCAAATACAAACGGAATCTCTAGACTAAGAGATGCAAAAAAGAAAGACATTACGTTAGCAAAAATTAATAATCCTGCAGAGTTAGAAAAAAAAGATGGCGATTTTGATAGAATTGATGCCTTTATAGTGGCAATTGAAGAACAGAATTTAGAGTATTTAAAAGCTGAAATAGATATAGACAATTTTATTGATTATATTATTTTTCAATCATATATTGCCAATGTAGATTGGCCGTACAATAATGTTCGTTTTTATGCTGTTAAAGATGGTCCTTTTAGGTTTGTTGTCTATGATTTAGATTGGGTAAATTTAAGAGAAACTGACCATCATCCTTTAGAGTTCATTAGAAAACCTACAAGGCTTTCGTCTAATAAAGTAATAAAAAATCCTATCACAGACTTGTTTAATGTGTTGTATTCTGATGAAAATTTTAAGACCAAATTTAACCAAAGATATTTAGAAATTATTAACACTAAATTACTTTATTTCGAAGAATTTAACCGCATTGTAGATGTTAATTTTAGCACTATTGAACAGTATATGCCAACTCACTTACAAAAATATACAGACATTAAAACCATGATAGACTGGTATAGGAATATTGAGTTATTAAAAGCGAATTTTAGAAAAAGAGAAAAGCATATATTTTCTATGGATAAAAATTTTTGA
- a CDS encoding DeoR/GlpR family DNA-binding transcription regulator — translation MLKQERHQIILDKLKVNRKVLSAILSNELKVSEDTVRRDLKELEAQQLLYKVHGGALSIENKIPSYDERSGSDLDKKREIALKAVNLIHEGQVIIMSGSSTNLELAKLIPSSISATIFTYSLPIALQLTQHPQVEVIFIGGKLNKSAQVTVGIDVMNSLSKLRADICFMGTDALNLERGMTESDWEVAHIKKSMIESSDYIVSMCISTKIMKSRRYAVVPVEDIDVVITDDATDQSVFTQFKERGIVVM, via the coding sequence ATGTTAAAACAAGAAAGACATCAAATCATTCTAGATAAACTTAAAGTCAATAGAAAAGTACTATCGGCAATTTTAAGCAACGAATTAAAAGTATCTGAAGATACTGTACGGAGAGATTTAAAAGAATTAGAGGCTCAGCAATTGTTGTATAAGGTACATGGCGGAGCTTTATCTATAGAAAATAAAATTCCTAGTTATGATGAACGTAGCGGATCTGACTTAGATAAAAAGAGAGAAATTGCCTTGAAAGCGGTAAATTTAATTCATGAGGGTCAAGTCATAATTATGAGCGGAAGTTCAACTAATTTAGAACTGGCCAAGTTAATTCCTTCTTCTATAAGTGCTACCATATTTACTTATAGTTTGCCTATTGCATTGCAATTGACACAACACCCACAGGTTGAAGTAATTTTTATTGGAGGTAAATTAAATAAATCGGCTCAAGTAACTGTTGGTATAGATGTTATGAATTCACTTTCCAAACTAAGAGCAGACATTTGTTTTATGGGTACAGATGCATTGAATTTAGAAAGAGGTATGACGGAATCTGATTGGGAAGTAGCCCATATCAAAAAAAGTATGATTGAGTCCTCTGATTATATTGTGTCCATGTGTATAAGTACTAAAATAATGAAATCTCGCCGATACGCCGTAGTTCCGGTTGAAGATATAGATGTTGTTATTACAGATGACGCTACCGACCAATCTGTATTTACGCAGTTTAAAGAAAGAGGTATAGTGGTGATGTGA
- a CDS encoding carboxypeptidase-like regulatory domain-containing protein — MRKKITFSFLVFFTATCSLLFAQNITVSGTVTDASGIALPGVNIQVKGTNTGTSTDFDGNYQLSASEGDVLVFSFLGFKTKEIPITGSTLNVSLEEDAATLDEVVVTAFGVEKKQKSLGYSVTQVKAEDLNLAGQANA, encoded by the coding sequence ATGAGAAAAAAAATTACATTTTCTTTTCTTGTTTTCTTTACAGCTACATGCTCATTATTATTTGCACAGAACATTACCGTAAGCGGTACCGTAACTGATGCAAGCGGAATAGCATTACCTGGTGTAAACATTCAAGTAAAAGGCACAAACACAGGAACTTCAACTGATTTTGATGGTAACTATCAATTATCAGCTTCTGAAGGAGATGTATTGGTATTTTCCTTTCTAGGTTTTAAAACCAAAGAAATTCCAATTACAGGATCAACACTAAACGTTAGTCTAGAAGAAGACGCTGCTACTTTAGATGAGGTAGTAGTAACGGCTTTCGGTGTAGAAAAGAAACAGAAATCTTTAGGATATTCTGTAACACAAGTTAAAGCCGAAGATTTAAATTTGGCAGGGCAAGCCAATGCGTAG
- a CDS encoding SusC/RagA family TonB-linked outer membrane protein, translating to MNRTSGSSGGGVDILIRGITSVNPDRNNQPLIIVDGIALNNDTFSGNVGPSAGSNSPSSAEQFGFSNRMGDINPEDIESFNVLKGAAATALYGVRASNGAIVITTKKGKIGKAKITLTASTSFRNLKTVPELQETYREGWRGEPRTLYKPDSDTGFIRIPPTRTSFYSWGPKYSDDTWVDPDDPTNTVDISDDQFYSPYNLFKTGINTQVNLSVSGASEKLDYYFSMGNNQDEGILPNTKYDKTNFRLKGGYKVSDKFTINSSVTFAKSGGVRANSGDKSVMSSLSYYSGTFDINDYQNPDGTQRNFSFGIIDNPRYFMEKSSLTDNVNRWVGNATFIYNPVDWLNITYSAQIDNYSDQRNRFVPPDLDVGTQVGGFIVKQNINFTGLESNFLVSMNKDWSDDFNTSLTLGHQVSDTKRNYDEIRGETLNVPGINELGNTINTFADNSIVQLRNVGVFGELKLEYKDQLFLTFTGRNDWISTLPKENRSFFYPSVSLAYDISKWFEGSDIFSFGKLRASWAEVGKGPLFGRIGHNFVVDGDFPFGGAGGYRSSTRLGDLNITPEKNQSTEIGLDFRFLKNRLRFDYSYYTTRVKDQIFSVGTAYSSGIASIVRNAGDFEVSGHEFLISADIVKSEDLTWEVFVNYSTNEGKVLDLPEDIEAVIFANAGFPGVTSEVREGDKMGTLYGWKWRYENGERYIGSDGKPRVDFDARQKVGNAFPDFVSSIGNSLKWKGLGFNFLLEYKKGGDVYDAGRRNSIRNGILKLTEFRDVTTVLDGVMDDGSGGFVPNTQEVVIDQDYYRSSTRYNRASEILIQDASWVKLRNIGLSYDINAGFMEKLNIDRLSLSASANNILIWTPYEGYDPEGNQYSAGSNVYGFTGLNIPLSESYTFGINVGF from the coding sequence ATCAACAGAACATCGGGTTCTTCAGGTGGTGGAGTTGATATCTTAATTAGAGGTATTACCTCTGTTAACCCTGACAGAAACAACCAACCATTAATTATTGTTGATGGTATTGCACTTAACAATGACACCTTTTCGGGTAATGTTGGGCCTAGTGCGGGTTCTAACTCACCTAGCAGTGCAGAACAATTTGGATTTTCTAACAGAATGGGTGATATAAACCCTGAAGATATTGAAAGTTTTAACGTATTAAAAGGTGCTGCTGCAACTGCTCTTTACGGAGTAAGAGCTTCTAATGGTGCAATTGTTATTACTACTAAAAAAGGTAAAATTGGTAAAGCAAAAATTACGTTAACCGCTTCAACTTCTTTTAGGAATCTTAAAACGGTACCTGAACTTCAAGAAACGTATCGTGAAGGTTGGAGAGGTGAACCAAGAACATTATATAAGCCAGATTCTGATACTGGTTTTATTAGAATTCCGCCTACCAGAACTTCTTTTTATTCATGGGGTCCAAAATATTCTGACGACACATGGGTAGATCCTGATGACCCTACCAATACAGTAGATATATCAGATGACCAATTTTATAGTCCTTACAACTTATTTAAAACAGGAATTAATACACAAGTAAACTTAAGTGTAAGCGGAGCAAGTGAAAAATTAGATTATTACTTCTCTATGGGTAACAACCAAGATGAAGGTATATTGCCTAATACGAAATACGATAAAACCAATTTTAGGTTAAAAGGAGGTTATAAAGTAAGTGATAAGTTTACCATAAACTCCTCTGTTACTTTTGCAAAATCTGGAGGAGTAAGAGCAAATTCAGGTGATAAATCGGTAATGAGTTCTTTAAGTTACTATTCAGGTACTTTTGATATTAACGACTATCAAAATCCAGACGGTACACAAAGAAATTTTTCTTTTGGAATTATTGATAATCCTAGATACTTTATGGAAAAAAGTAGTTTAACCGACAATGTAAACAGATGGGTTGGAAATGCTACTTTTATTTATAACCCAGTTGATTGGTTGAATATTACGTATTCAGCACAAATTGACAACTATTCAGATCAACGTAACAGATTTGTACCACCAGATTTAGATGTAGGTACTCAAGTTGGTGGATTTATCGTAAAACAAAATATCAACTTTACAGGATTAGAATCTAATTTCTTAGTGTCAATGAACAAAGATTGGTCTGATGATTTTAACACCTCACTTACTTTAGGACATCAAGTTTCAGATACCAAAAGAAATTATGACGAAATTAGAGGAGAAACATTAAATGTTCCTGGTATTAACGAATTAGGTAATACCATAAATACGTTCGCCGATAATAGTATAGTTCAATTAAGAAATGTAGGTGTATTCGGAGAATTAAAATTAGAATACAAGGATCAACTTTTCTTAACCTTTACAGGTAGAAATGACTGGATATCTACTTTACCTAAAGAAAATAGATCTTTTTTCTATCCTTCTGTAAGTTTAGCTTATGATATTTCAAAGTGGTTTGAAGGCAGCGATATATTCAGCTTTGGTAAACTAAGAGCATCTTGGGCAGAAGTTGGAAAAGGACCTTTATTTGGAAGAATTGGTCATAACTTTGTTGTTGATGGAGATTTTCCTTTCGGAGGTGCAGGCGGATATCGCTCAAGTACTCGTTTAGGAGATTTAAATATTACTCCTGAAAAAAATCAATCTACTGAGATAGGACTAGATTTTAGATTCCTTAAAAACAGATTAAGATTTGACTATTCATATTATACAACAAGAGTTAAAGATCAAATTTTTAGTGTAGGTACGGCTTATTCTTCAGGTATTGCAAGCATTGTTAGAAATGCTGGTGATTTTGAAGTTTCAGGTCATGAATTCTTAATTTCTGCTGATATTGTAAAATCAGAAGATTTAACTTGGGAAGTCTTTGTAAATTACTCTACTAATGAAGGTAAAGTATTAGATTTACCTGAGGATATAGAAGCAGTAATTTTTGCAAATGCAGGTTTTCCAGGTGTAACATCTGAAGTTAGAGAAGGTGATAAAATGGGGACTTTATATGGATGGAAATGGAGATATGAAAATGGCGAAAGATATATTGGTAGTGACGGAAAGCCTAGAGTTGATTTTGACGCCAGACAAAAAGTAGGTAATGCTTTTCCTGACTTTGTATCATCTATAGGCAATAGTTTAAAATGGAAAGGTTTAGGCTTCAACTTTTTGTTAGAATACAAAAAAGGTGGAGATGTTTATGATGCTGGTAGAAGAAATTCTATTAGAAACGGTATTCTTAAACTGACTGAATTTAGAGATGTTACTACGGTTTTAGATGGTGTTATGGATGATGGTAGTGGTGGTTTTGTACCTAACACACAAGAGGTAGTAATAGATCAAGACTATTATAGAAGTTCAACGAGATACAACAGAGCCTCTGAAATTTTAATACAAGACGCATCTTGGGTTAAATTAAGAAACATAGGCTTATCTTATGATATTAATGCAGGTTTTATGGAAAAACTTAATATTGACAGATTGTCTCTATCTGCAAGTGCAAATAATATACTGATTTGGACACCTTACGAAGGTTACGACCCTGAAGGAAATCAGTATAGTGCAGGTAGTAATGTTTACGGTTTTACTGGATTAAACATTCCGCTATCGGAAAGTTATACTTTTGGAATAAATGTCGGATTTTAA